From a region of the Paenibacillus lutimineralis genome:
- a CDS encoding MBL fold metallo-hydrolase: MLNKLSKSIYYLSNQNDKERPTLGLVCGDKYSLVIDGGNSVQHANDFLREIESLNVPPIKYLVITHAHWDHFLGMNEYNATIIVNSLTNEIINKWRGYSYDDRSLEEYKNSKKMDSLCVDIIKNEIPDRESFQLNASDIIFEESLKLDLGNKVCILERIRSTHTDDSTVAYIPDEKTIFLGDSVYCTTTNSLFHFKQSKLLPMIEDIQKYDAVHFLLGHESICDLDEMNSYWNELVSASKAADSTSLESALESFEADHKRKPNEDELFFLKAFVNDQILKSQL; this comes from the coding sequence TGCGGGGATAAATATAGCTTGGTAATAGACGGTGGGAATTCGGTTCAGCATGCTAATGATTTCTTACGCGAAATTGAGAGTCTAAATGTACCACCGATCAAATATTTGGTCATCACACATGCACATTGGGATCATTTTTTGGGGATGAATGAATATAACGCTACGATTATTGTTAATAGTCTAACAAATGAAATTATTAATAAATGGCGGGGCTATTCTTATGATGATCGTTCTCTCGAAGAATATAAGAATTCCAAGAAGATGGATTCGTTGTGTGTGGACATCATTAAGAATGAAATACCAGATAGAGAGTCCTTTCAATTAAACGCTTCAGATATTATTTTTGAAGAGTCTCTTAAGCTGGATTTGGGGAATAAGGTATGTATCCTAGAGAGAATAAGAAGTACTCATACGGATGACTCAACAGTTGCTTATATACCGGATGAGAAGACCATTTTTCTAGGAGATAGCGTCTATTGCACAACTACGAATTCTTTATTTCATTTTAAACAATCTAAGCTATTACCTATGATTGAAGATATTCAGAAATATGATGCGGTTCATTTTTTACTGGGTCATGAATCCATTTGTGACTTAGATGAGATGAATTCTTATTGGAATGAGCTCGTTTCAGCTAGCAAAGCCGCAGATTCCACATCATTAGAGAGTGCATTAGAGTCCTTTGAAGCAGATCATAAACGGAAACCGAATGAAGATGAACTTTTCTTCTTAAAAGCGTTTGTTAATGATCAGATATTAAAGTCGCAGTTATAG